The following are encoded together in the Cynocephalus volans isolate mCynVol1 chromosome 4, mCynVol1.pri, whole genome shotgun sequence genome:
- the FAR1 gene encoding fatty acyl-CoA reductase 1 isoform X4, whose translation MVSIPEYYEGKNVLLTGATGFLGKVLLEKLLRSCPKVNSVYVLVRQKAGQTPQERVEEVLSGKLFDRLRDENPDFREKIIAINSELTQPKLALSEEDKEVIIDSTNIIFHCAATVRFNENLRDAVQLNVIATRQLILLAQQMKNLEVFMHVSTAYAYCNRKHIDEVVYPPPVDPKKLIDSLEWMDDGLVNDITPKLIGDRPNTYIYTKALAEYVVQQEGAKLNVAIVRPSIVGASWKEPFPGWIDNFNGPSGLFIAAGKGILRTMRASNNALADLVPVDVVVNTSLAAAWYSGVNRYMRPRNIMVYNCTTGSTNPFHWGEVEYHVISTFKRNPLEQAFRRPNVNLTSNHLLYHYWIAVSHKAPAFLYDIYLRMTGRSPRMMKTITRLHKAMVFLEYFTSNSWVWNTDNVNMLMNQLNPEDKKTFNIDVRQLHWAEYIENYCMGTKKYVLNEEMSGLPAARKHLNKLRNIRYGFNTILVILIWRIFIARSQMARNIWYFVVSLCYKFLSYFRASSTMRY comes from the exons ATGGTTTCAATACCAGAATACTATGAAGGCAAGAATGTCCTCCTCACAGGAGCTACTGGTTTCCTAGGGAAGGTGCTTCTGGAAAAATTGCTGAGGTCTTGTCCTAAGGTGAATTCAGTGTATGTTTTGGTGAGGCAGAAAGCTGGACAGACACCCCAAGAGCGAGTGGAAGAAGTCCTTAGTGGCAAG CTCTTTGACAGATTGAGAGATGAAAATCCAGattttagagagaaaattataGCAATCAACAGTGAACTTACCCAACCAAAACTGGCTCTTAGTGAAGAAGATAAAGAGGTCATCATAGATTCTACCAATATTATATTCCACTGTGCAGCTACTGTAAGGTTTAATGAAAATTTAAG AGATGCTGTTCAGTTAAATGTGATTGCTACACGACAGCTTATTCTCCTTGCACAACAAATGAAGAATCTGGAAGTGTTCATGCATGTATCAACAGCATATGCCTACTGCAATCGAAAGCATATTGATGAAGTAGTCTATCCGCCCCCTGTGGATCCCAAGAAGCTGATTGATTCTTTAGA GTGGATGGATGATGGCCTAGTAAATGACATCACACCAAAATTAATAGGAGACAGACcgaatacatacatatacacaaaagCATTGGCAGAATATGTTGTACAACAAGAAGGAGCAAAGCTAAATGTGGCAATTGTAAGGCCATCAATTGTTGGTGCCAGTTGGAAGGAACCTTTTCCA GGATGGATTGATAACTTTAATGGACCAAGTGGTCTCTTTATTGCG GCAGGGAAAGGAATTCTTCGAACAATGCGTGCCTCCAACAATGCCCTTGCAGATCTTGTTCCTGTAGATGTAGTTGTCAACACGAGTCTTGCAGCAGCCTGGTATTCCGGAGTTAATAGGTATATGAG ACCAAGAaacatcatggtgtataattgcACAACAGGCAGCACTAATCCTTTCCACTGGGGTGAAGTTG AATACCATGTAATTTCCACTTTCAAGAGGAATCCTCTCGAACAGGCCTTCAGACGGCCCAATGTAAATCTAACCTCCAATCACCTTTTATATCATTACTGGATTGCTGTAAGCCATAAGGCCCCAGCATTCCTGTATGATATCTACCTCAGGATGACTGGAAGAAGCCCAAG GATGATGAAAACAATAACTCGTCTTCACAAAGCTATGGTGTTTCTTGAATACTTCACAAGTAATTCTTGGGTTTGGAATACTGACAATGTCAATATGTTAATGAATCAACTAAACCCTGAAGATAAAAAG ACCTTCAATATTGATGTACGACAGTTACATTGGGcagaatatatagaaaactaCTGCATGGGAACTaagaaatatgtattgaatgaagAAATGTCTGGCCTTCCTGCAGCTAGGAAACATCTGAACAA GTTGCGGAACATACGTTATGGTTTCAATACTATTCTTGTGATCCTGATCTGGCGCATTTTTATTGCAAGATCACAAATGGCAAGAAACATCTGGTACTTTGTGGTTAGTCTGTGTTACAAATTTCTGTCATACTTCCGAGCATCCAGCACTATGAGATACTGA
- the FAR1 gene encoding fatty acyl-CoA reductase 1 isoform X5 encodes MVSIPEYYEGKNVLLTGATGFLGKVLLEKLLRSCPKVNSVYVLVRQKAGQTPQERVEEVLSGKLFDRLRDENPDFREKIIAINSELTQPKLALSEEDKEVIIDSTNIIFHCAATVRFNENLRDAVQLNVIATRQLILLAQQMKNLEVFMHVSTAYAYCNRKHIDEVVYPPPVDPKKLIDSLEWMDDGLVNDITPKLIGDRPNTYIYTKALAEYVVQQEGAKLNVAIVRPSIVGASWKEPFPGWIDNFNGPSGLFIAAGKGILRTMRASNNALADLVPVDVVVNTSLAAAWYSGVNRPRNIMVYNCTTGSTNPFHWGEVEYHVISTFKRNPLEQAFRRPNVNLTSNHLLYHYWIAVSHKAPAFLYDIYLRMTGRSPRMMKTITRLHKAMVFLEYFTSNSWVWNTDNVNMLMNQLNPEDKKTFNIDVRQLHWAEYIENYCMGTKKYVLNEEMSGLPAARKHLNKLRNIRYGFNTILVILIWRIFIARSQMARNIWYFVVSLCYKFLSYFRASSTMRY; translated from the exons ATGGTTTCAATACCAGAATACTATGAAGGCAAGAATGTCCTCCTCACAGGAGCTACTGGTTTCCTAGGGAAGGTGCTTCTGGAAAAATTGCTGAGGTCTTGTCCTAAGGTGAATTCAGTGTATGTTTTGGTGAGGCAGAAAGCTGGACAGACACCCCAAGAGCGAGTGGAAGAAGTCCTTAGTGGCAAG CTCTTTGACAGATTGAGAGATGAAAATCCAGattttagagagaaaattataGCAATCAACAGTGAACTTACCCAACCAAAACTGGCTCTTAGTGAAGAAGATAAAGAGGTCATCATAGATTCTACCAATATTATATTCCACTGTGCAGCTACTGTAAGGTTTAATGAAAATTTAAG AGATGCTGTTCAGTTAAATGTGATTGCTACACGACAGCTTATTCTCCTTGCACAACAAATGAAGAATCTGGAAGTGTTCATGCATGTATCAACAGCATATGCCTACTGCAATCGAAAGCATATTGATGAAGTAGTCTATCCGCCCCCTGTGGATCCCAAGAAGCTGATTGATTCTTTAGA GTGGATGGATGATGGCCTAGTAAATGACATCACACCAAAATTAATAGGAGACAGACcgaatacatacatatacacaaaagCATTGGCAGAATATGTTGTACAACAAGAAGGAGCAAAGCTAAATGTGGCAATTGTAAGGCCATCAATTGTTGGTGCCAGTTGGAAGGAACCTTTTCCA GGATGGATTGATAACTTTAATGGACCAAGTGGTCTCTTTATTGCG GCAGGGAAAGGAATTCTTCGAACAATGCGTGCCTCCAACAATGCCCTTGCAGATCTTGTTCCTGTAGATGTAGTTGTCAACACGAGTCTTGCAGCAGCCTGGTATTCCGGAGTTAATAG ACCAAGAaacatcatggtgtataattgcACAACAGGCAGCACTAATCCTTTCCACTGGGGTGAAGTTG AATACCATGTAATTTCCACTTTCAAGAGGAATCCTCTCGAACAGGCCTTCAGACGGCCCAATGTAAATCTAACCTCCAATCACCTTTTATATCATTACTGGATTGCTGTAAGCCATAAGGCCCCAGCATTCCTGTATGATATCTACCTCAGGATGACTGGAAGAAGCCCAAG GATGATGAAAACAATAACTCGTCTTCACAAAGCTATGGTGTTTCTTGAATACTTCACAAGTAATTCTTGGGTTTGGAATACTGACAATGTCAATATGTTAATGAATCAACTAAACCCTGAAGATAAAAAG ACCTTCAATATTGATGTACGACAGTTACATTGGGcagaatatatagaaaactaCTGCATGGGAACTaagaaatatgtattgaatgaagAAATGTCTGGCCTTCCTGCAGCTAGGAAACATCTGAACAA GTTGCGGAACATACGTTATGGTTTCAATACTATTCTTGTGATCCTGATCTGGCGCATTTTTATTGCAAGATCACAAATGGCAAGAAACATCTGGTACTTTGTGGTTAGTCTGTGTTACAAATTTCTGTCATACTTCCGAGCATCCAGCACTATGAGATACTGA
- the FAR1 gene encoding fatty acyl-CoA reductase 1 isoform X6, which translates to MVSIPEYYEGKNVLLTGATGFLGKVLLEKLLRSCPKVNSVYVLVRQKAGQTPQERVEEVLSGKLFDRLRDENPDFREKIIAINSELTQPKLALSEEDKEVIIDSTNIIFHCAATVRFNENLRDAVQLNVIATRQLILLAQQMKNLEVFMHVSTAYAYCNRKHIDEVVYPPPVDPKKLIDSLEWMDDGLVNDITPKLIGDRPNTYIYTKALAEYVVQQEGAKLNVAIVRPSIVGASWKEPFPGWIDNFNGPSGLFIAAGKGILRTMRASNNALADLVPVDVVVNTSLAAAWYSGVNRPRNIMVYNCTTGSTNPFHWGEVGYYLNHSFKMNPLNQVLRRPNIKLYSNNLLLHYWKGVRHTVPALLLDLALRLTGQEPWMMKTITRLHKAMVFLEYFTSNSWVWNTDNVNMLMNQLNPEDKKTFNIDVRQLHWAEYIENYCMGTKKYVLNEEMSGLPAARKHLNKLRNIRYGFNTILVILIWRIFIARSQMARNIWYFVVSLCYKFLSYFRASSTMRY; encoded by the exons ATGGTTTCAATACCAGAATACTATGAAGGCAAGAATGTCCTCCTCACAGGAGCTACTGGTTTCCTAGGGAAGGTGCTTCTGGAAAAATTGCTGAGGTCTTGTCCTAAGGTGAATTCAGTGTATGTTTTGGTGAGGCAGAAAGCTGGACAGACACCCCAAGAGCGAGTGGAAGAAGTCCTTAGTGGCAAG CTCTTTGACAGATTGAGAGATGAAAATCCAGattttagagagaaaattataGCAATCAACAGTGAACTTACCCAACCAAAACTGGCTCTTAGTGAAGAAGATAAAGAGGTCATCATAGATTCTACCAATATTATATTCCACTGTGCAGCTACTGTAAGGTTTAATGAAAATTTAAG AGATGCTGTTCAGTTAAATGTGATTGCTACACGACAGCTTATTCTCCTTGCACAACAAATGAAGAATCTGGAAGTGTTCATGCATGTATCAACAGCATATGCCTACTGCAATCGAAAGCATATTGATGAAGTAGTCTATCCGCCCCCTGTGGATCCCAAGAAGCTGATTGATTCTTTAGA GTGGATGGATGATGGCCTAGTAAATGACATCACACCAAAATTAATAGGAGACAGACcgaatacatacatatacacaaaagCATTGGCAGAATATGTTGTACAACAAGAAGGAGCAAAGCTAAATGTGGCAATTGTAAGGCCATCAATTGTTGGTGCCAGTTGGAAGGAACCTTTTCCA GGATGGATTGATAACTTTAATGGACCAAGTGGTCTCTTTATTGCG GCAGGGAAAGGAATTCTTCGAACAATGCGTGCCTCCAACAATGCCCTTGCAGATCTTGTTCCTGTAGATGTAGTTGTCAACACGAGTCTTGCAGCAGCCTGGTATTCCGGAGTTAATAG ACCAAGAaacatcatggtgtataattgcACAACAGGCAGCACTAATCCTTTCCACTGGGGTGAAGTTG GATATTATCTAAATCATTCCTTCAAGATGAATCCTTTAAACCAAGTATTAAGGCGCCCCAATATTAAGTTGTATTCCAACAACCTATTGCTTCATTATTGGAAGGGTGTCAGACATACAGTACCTGCATTATTGCTCGATCTTGCACTCAGGTTGACAGGTCAGGAACCGTG GATGATGAAAACAATAACTCGTCTTCACAAAGCTATGGTGTTTCTTGAATACTTCACAAGTAATTCTTGGGTTTGGAATACTGACAATGTCAATATGTTAATGAATCAACTAAACCCTGAAGATAAAAAG ACCTTCAATATTGATGTACGACAGTTACATTGGGcagaatatatagaaaactaCTGCATGGGAACTaagaaatatgtattgaatgaagAAATGTCTGGCCTTCCTGCAGCTAGGAAACATCTGAACAA GTTGCGGAACATACGTTATGGTTTCAATACTATTCTTGTGATCCTGATCTGGCGCATTTTTATTGCAAGATCACAAATGGCAAGAAACATCTGGTACTTTGTGGTTAGTCTGTGTTACAAATTTCTGTCATACTTCCGAGCATCCAGCACTATGAGATACTGA